The sequence CCGCTGACGGACCGCGTCTATGTGGCGCCGGGTAACGCGGGAAGCGCACTGGAGCCGACGCTGACAAACGTCGATATCGCGGCAACCGATATACCGGGGTTAGTCGCTTTCGCCCAGGAAAACCACATCGGCCTGACCATCGTCGGACCGGAAGCGCCGCTGGTGATTGGCGTGGTCGATGCCTTTCGCGCCGCGGGACTGACGATTTTCGGCCCGACGCAGGCAGCGGCGCAGCTGGAAGGTTCCAAAGCCTTTACCAAGGACTTCCTTGCCCGGCACAATATTCCGACGGCTGAATATCAGAACTTTACCGAAGTTGAGCCGGCTTTGGCGTACGTGCGTGCGCAGGGCGCGCCAATCGTTATCAAAGCGGACGGGCTGGCGGCGGGCAAAGGCGTCATCGTCGCCATGACGCTGCAGGAAGCGGAAGACGCCATCCAGGATATGCTGGCGGGCAACGCATTTGGCGATGCGGGGCACCGTATCGTGGTGGAAGAGTTCCTGGACGGTGAGGAAGCCAGCTTTATCGTCATGGTGGATGGGAAAAATGTGCTGCCGATGGCCACCAGCCAGGACCACAAGCGCGTAGGCGACCAGGATACCGGCCCGAATACCGGCGGTATGGGAGCCTACTCCCCCGCCCCGGTGGTAACCGATGAGATCCACCAGCGCATCATGGAGCGGGTGATTTGGCCGACGGTCAACGGCATGGCCGCCGAGGGCAATGTCTATACCGGTTTTCTGTACGCCGGACTGATGATTGCCGCCGATGGTCAACCCAAGGTGATTGAATTCAACTGCCGCTTTGGCGATCCGGAAACCCAGCCGATTATGCTGCGTCTGCGTTCCGA comes from Brenneria nigrifluens DSM 30175 = ATCC 13028 and encodes:
- the purD gene encoding phosphoribosylamine--glycine ligase, yielding MNILIIGNGGREHALAWKAAQSPLTDRVYVAPGNAGSALEPTLTNVDIAATDIPGLVAFAQENHIGLTIVGPEAPLVIGVVDAFRAAGLTIFGPTQAAAQLEGSKAFTKDFLARHNIPTAEYQNFTEVEPALAYVRAQGAPIVIKADGLAAGKGVIVAMTLQEAEDAIQDMLAGNAFGDAGHRIVVEEFLDGEEASFIVMVDGKNVLPMATSQDHKRVGDQDTGPNTGGMGAYSPAPVVTDEIHQRIMERVIWPTVNGMAAEGNVYTGFLYAGLMIAADGQPKVIEFNCRFGDPETQPIMLRLRSDLVELCLAACDGKLNEQDSLWDERPALGVVLAAGGYPADYHTGDVISGLPRQDAGDGKVFHAGTKMDGENVVTNGGRVLCVTALGNTVAEAQKRAYELAADIQWQGCFYRQDIGYRAIEREQA